From the genome of Malus domestica chromosome 04, GDT2T_hap1, one region includes:
- the LOC103433352 gene encoding protein gar2-like yields the protein MTATTGMEDGTWSDGKMEGDGGLRTLECLRGRLLAERQASRVAKEDAELIGKKLVELQKQLKEEIKLKEKAEKKLKYLKKKLESLNISSKNSEKSCTQSTTTSSGSNHPETHEAKSKVAESEIPEESRQNAADSTTSEQSHESTFTEENTSSQSTSGSSSSSSLECSSPKGFCHNPTHKSEDPGIEDSNRYVSPINLTGSIRFSVRT from the exons ATGACAGCTACTACTGGCATGGAAGATGGAACATGGAG TGACGGGAAGATGGAAGGAGATGGTGGTTTGAGGACTTTGGAGTGCCTCAGAGGGAGACTGCTGGCAGAGAGGCAAGCTTCTAGGGTTGCAAAAGAGGATGCAGAACTCATTGGCAAGAAG TTAGTAGAACTACAGAAGCAGctcaaagaagagatcaaactGAAGGAAAAAGCAGAAAAGAAGCtcaaatatttgaagaaaaagctTGAATCTTTGAATATTTCCTCCAAAAATAGTGAAAAATCTTGTACACAATCCACTACTACTTCATCAGGATCCAATCATCCAGAAACCCATGAAGCCAAATCCAAAGTTGCAGAGTCAGAAATCCCAGAAGAATCAAGACAAAATGCAGCAGACTCCACCACATCTGAGCAAAGCCATGAAAGTACTTTCACTGAAGAAAACACTTCTTCTCAAAGCACTTCTGGTTCCAGTTCTAGTTCCAGCTTAGAATGTTCTTCACCAAAAGGGTTCTGCCACAACCCAACTCATAAATCTGAAGATCCAGGGATTGAAGATAGTAATAGGTATGTAAGTCCGATTAACCTGACCGGTTCTATCAGGTTTAGTGTCCGTACTTAG